The Brassica oleracea var. oleracea cultivar TO1000 chromosome C6, BOL, whole genome shotgun sequence genome includes a region encoding these proteins:
- the LOC106299947 gene encoding chaperone protein DnaJ, giving the protein MAAALGSPSLIPSSLCFSGDGPPSLSSSSSLSFSVGGTNHKRSFLSVSSSPYRRRGIYRGRRSVVVVCAASGDYYATLGVRKSANIKEIKSAYRRLARQYHPDVNKEPGATDKFKEISAAYEVLSDDQKRALYDQYGEAGLKSSVGGGPSATYTTNPFDLFETFFGASMGGFPGMDQADFGTTSRRSRVSKGDDLRYDITLQLSEAIFGSEKEFDLTHLETCEACAGTGAKPGSKMRICSTCGGRGQVMRTEQTPFGLFSQVSVCPNCGGDGEIISENCRKCSGEGRVRIKKSIKVKIPPGVTAGSILRVAGEGDSGPRGGPPGDLYVYLDVEDVRGIKRDGINLLSTLSITYLDAILGAVVKVKTVEGDTELQIPPGTQPGDVLVLAKKGAPKLNRPSIRGDHLFTVKVTIPNQISAGERELLEELASLSDTSSNRLRTRAKPQQSTTLNSAPISSENRTDEVREKSQEPEQENDLWKNIKDFAGSVANGALKWLRDNL; this is encoded by the exons GAGGAGCTTCTTATCCGTTTCCTCTTCACCTTATCGAAGAAGGGGAATCTATCGGGGGCGGCGTTCCGTAGTGGTGGTGTGTGCTGCTTCGGGAGACTACTACGCTACTCTGGGTGTGCGTAAATCTGCCAACATCAAGGAGATTAAATCTGCCTATCGCCGCCTCGCCCGTCAG TATCATCCCGATGTGAACAAGGAACCTGGCGCAACCGACAAGTTCAAGGAAATCAGTGCTGCCTATGAG GTGCTATCAGATGATCAAAAGAGAGCACTCTATGATCAATATGGTGAAGCCGGTCTTAAGAGTTCTGTAGGAGGAGGACCTTCCGCTACTTACACG ACAAATCCCTTTGACCTCTTCGAGACATTCTTTGGTGCGAGTATGGGCGGATTTCCCGGGATGGACCAAGCTGACTTTGGAACAACTTCTCGCCGCTCCAGGGTCTCCAAAGGTGATGATTTACG CTATGACATCACCTTACAACTGTCGGAGGCTATTTTTGGATCTGAGAAAGAATTTGATCTTACGCATCTGGAGACATGCGAAGCTTGTGCTGGCACCGGTGCAAAACCTGGGTCTAAGATGAGAATATGCTCCACTTGTGGTGGCCGGGGTCAAGTTATGAGAACTGAGCAAACCCCATTCGGCTTGTTTTCACAG GTTTCTGTATGTCCAAACTGTGGTGGAGATGGTGAGATCATTTCGGAAAATTGCCGGAAATGCTCTGGAGAAGGACGTGTGCGTATTAAAAAAAGCATCAAGGTCAAAATTCCTCCAGGTGTTACCGCAGGTAGCATCCTTAGAGTTGCCGGGGAAGGTGATTCTGGTCCCAGAGG TGGACCTCCAGGAGATTTGTATGTATATCTTGATGTTGAAGATGTCCGTGGGATTAAAAGGGATGGCATAAACCTCTTATCTACTCTTTCCATCACTTACCTTGATGCTATACTGGGTGCGGTTGTTAAG GTGAAAACAGTAGAAGGAGACACTGAACTGCAGATACCTCCGGGTACTCAACCTGGTGATGTGCTGGTCCTGGCAAAGAAAGGAGCACCAAAACTGAATAGACCATCTATCCGCGGTGACCACTTGTTTACAGTCAAAGTTACTATACCAAATCAAATAAG TGCTGGAGAACGGGAGTTACTGGAGGAACTTGCTTCTCTGAGTGATACGTCTAGCAACCGGCTGCGAACTCGTGCTAAGCCTCAGCAATCCACTA CTCTAAACAGTGCACCTATTAGCTCAGAAAACAGGACGGATGAAGTTAGGGAGAAAAGCCAAGAACCGGAGCAAGAAAACGACTTGTGGAAGAACATCAAAGATTTTGCAGG ATCGGTCGCAAATGGAGCCCTGAAATGGCTGAGAGATAACCTCTAG
- the LOC106299950 gene encoding transcription repressor OFP14 codes for MPNPLQKSLHGYLSKIKKETGKLQVSNSFSSSKKWVLAGCKHPKKLSFSFKHRRRPSKTRFNDDHVNQDPGHAATLSDIDRFLEENFKSLCIRDEKGEEDDKSKGKREQQSSSSDEDDTDDYSHRFERTWGPAVCDSPKLPRTERLSPPPGSSEGRASMYTTSEEGPSSRSKSSSLVLPEKCIAVLRYTEEPQEDFKRSMVSMMESKLGGSEVDWDLMEELLFCYLDLNNKKSHKFILSAFVDLIISLRDKEKNITRKGLVRSLSTRAARERLRKRMASSDAFRN; via the coding sequence ATGCCAAACCCATTGCAGAAATCGTTGCATGGTTACCTGTCAAAGATAAAAAAAGAGACAGGGAAGCTGCAAGTGTCGAACTCGTTCTCATCATCCAAGAAGTGGGTGCTTGCTGGCTGTAAGCATCCCAAGAAGCTCTCCTTCTCCTTCAAACACAGACGACGCCCCAGCAAGACCAGATTCAACGACGACCACGTTAACCAGGATCCCGGTCACGCCGCCACCTTGTCCGACATAGACCGTTTCCTTGAGGAAAACTTCAAATCCCTCTGCATCAGAGATGAGAAGGGGGAGGAGGATGACAAAAGCAAGGGGAAAAGGGAACAACAGTCCTCCTCCTCAGATGAAGACGACACTGATGACTATAGTCACAGATTCGAGAGGACATGGGGACCGGCCGTCTGCGACTCCCCCAAACTGCCTAGGACAGAGAGACTATCTCCACCGCCTGGATCATCGGAGGGTAGGGCCAGCATGTATACCACATCGGAGGAGGGACCTTCGTCGAGGTCCAAATCATCCAGCTTGGTGCTACCTGAGAAGTGCATTGCGGTGCTGAGGTACACTGAAGAGCCCCAGGAGGATTTCAAGAGGTCGATGGTGTCGATGATGGAGTCCAAGTTAGGAGGGAGCGAGGTGGACTGGGACTTGATGGAAGAGCTTCTCTTCTGCTATCTCGATCTCAACAACAAGAAATCGCACAAGTTCATACTCAGCGCATTCGTAGATCTCATCATCTCTCTCCGTGACAAGGAGAAGAACATCACCAGGAAAGGCCTCGTCAGGTCGCTCAGTACTCGCGCCGCCAGGGAGAGGCTTAGGAAGAGGATGGCCTCCAGCGACGCCTTTCGCAACTAA